Part of the Solwaraspora sp. WMMA2065 genome is shown below.
ACACCGGGCAGTATCCGAAGCCCTGGTCGCAGGTGTACGAGTCGTTGATCGACTGCCCCGACGAGCTGCTGCTGTTCTTCCACCACGTGCCGTACGGCCACCTGCTGCACAGCGGCTCGACGGTCATCCAGCACATCTACGACACCCACTTCGCCGGGGCCGACGAGGCGATCGCCATGCGGGAACGGTGGCTGGACATCGCTGACATCGGCCTCGACTCCGCCCTGTACGCCCGGGTCGCCGACCGCCTCGACGAGCAGGTCCGCTCGGCGCGGGAGTGGCGCGACCAGATCAATACCTACTTCTTCCGCAAGTCCGGCGTCCCGGACGCCCACGGCCGCCGGATCCACTGACTGGCCTCCCTTACAGGTCGAGTGGCGCGCCGGAGTCGACCCGGAACGGGTACGGCCGCTCGGCGACACTCGGGGGCCACGTCGGGTCCGGCGGCTCCGGGGCGGCGGTGGTGGCGGTGATCCCACCCCAGCGGTCGCGGCAGACGTAGGCGAGGTCGGCGTGGATCCAGACGCCGTCGTTGTCGCGCAGCACCGGCCGGCCGCAGTGCCGGCACGGCGCGACCCTGGGGTACGGCGGCGTGGCCGGGGTGTCCGTCATGGCAGGTTGACGTCGACATCGGCGTCGGCGTCCCCGTCGCCCCAGCTCAGCCCGCCCAGGCCGGCCGCCCGGTGGAACCCGGCGTGGTAGCGGACCTCCGCGCACACCTCACCGTCCGGTCCACGTACGCCGCAGAACAGCGGCTCGTTGAAGTTCCACGCCTCTGCCCGCGACAGCAGCGGCGTGTACTCGCCCAGCTCCGGGCACAGGATGGTGAGCCCTTCGGCGTACGCGACGGCCTGCTCGCGCGCTTCGTCGAAGTCGGCGGCGGCGAAGGTCAGGTGCAGTGTGTACCGGCCGCGCCGGTCGGGCCGTAACCAGTCCGGCAGGTTGCCGCCCCGGTCCCCGCCACCGCCGTTGACCCGCCCGACCGGACGGCAGCGCTCGCGTTCGTTGAGGTAGCGGTTGACCAGCGCTTCGGCGTGCCCGGCAGGGCCGGCGTCGGCTCCGAGGGCGTGTGCGACGGCGGCCCGTGCCGGTTCGGACAGGTCAGCCCGATCGAGTACGGCGAACAGGTCCCGGTTGCGCTCGGTCGGGTCGAGGGTCGGGTCGGTCCAGCGTGCTGAACGGTTGTCGGTCACGGACACCTCCAAGGGCAGGTACTCGCAGTTCACCGTCGTGGAGCAACTCGCGCGAGGTGGAGGAAGGCTGCCGTACGGGGAACGACAGCCTTCCTCCGCTCGACCCACCGCCACAGACCCTCGCGTCCCTGACGGCGGGGAGTTACCCGGCGAGACCTCGACCTCGCCGCCTAGATCATGATGTGAATCATTCACTTCGACTAACATCTGAACACATCAGTAAGATCAAGACCAGTCCCTATAGGAGAAAACTTTGGACGGTAGTTGAACCTCGTCATGCAGTCCGCGAGACTTGCTGGATGCCAGAGAAGCGAGACCGGCGGACCCCCACCGTGCGCGGACGTCAACTGGGTCTGGAGCTGAAGCGCCTACGCACCGAGGCGAGGCTGACCGCAGACCAGGTCGCTGAGGAGATCGGCTGCTCGCAGGGCAAGATCTCCCGCATCGAACTCGCCCAGACCAGCGTCAGCAAGGGCGACCTCTACCTGATGCTCAACCTGTTCGGCGTCACCGACCCCGCACGACAGGAGCAGTACTGGCGCCTGGCCAAGGAGGCCCGTGGACGCGGCTGGTGGGAGGACTACCGCGACACCATCACCAGCGAGTTGAGCACCTACATCGCCTTCGAGACTGAGGCATCCGGGCTCCGCACCTGGTCATGGGGCACGATCAACGGCCTACTACAGACAGAGGAGTACGCGAGGGCGACCTTCACCGGCGAGCCAGCCGGACGAGACCGGACGCCGCACGACATCGACAAGCACGTCGAGGCGAGGCTGGCCCGCCAGCACCGGCTCACCGAGGACGCGCTGAAGCAGTGGGCCATCCTGGACGAGTCCGTGCTGCACCGGCCGATCGGCGGACCGGAGATCTTCAAGGCTCAGCTGGACCGCTTGCTGGCACCGCCCAGCAGCGTGACCATCCAGATCCTCAAGCAGCAGACAGTCTGGCACGCGGGCCTCAACGGCGCCTTCACGATCATGGACTTCCCTGAGCATCCGTCGGTCGTCTTCGTCGAGACACTGACGGGCGACCTGGATGTGGAAGGCGAGAGAGACGTCAGGCGGTATAGCCTGGCGTTCGACTACCTACGCGCGACGGCGGCCGGAGTCGAGGAGTCACGAGAGTTGATCGCTCGCGCACGGGACAGCATCGAGTAGGGATGGCGGCAATGGACCTCTCCAAAGCGAACTGGCGAAAGAGCAGCCGCTCCAGCGGCGGCGGAAGCGGCGACTGCGTCGAGGTGGCTGACCTTGACATCGCCGTAGGCGTACGGGACAGCAAGGACGCCACCGGCCCAGCTCTGCTGTTCAGCCCGGCTGCCTTCACCAACTTCCTGTCCGGCCTCAAGGACTACGAGTCCGCGGAGGGCTGATCCAGCTTGCTGCAACGATCTCGGACGGACGGACACGACGTAATCGCGCAGGACCTGCCCCGCGCCCACTGGCGCAAGAGCAGCCGCAGCAGCGCCAGCGGGTCAGACTGCGTCGAGGTGGCCACGCTGGCCGGCGACACGATCGGCGTACGCGACTCCAAGGACCCGAACGGCCCGGCGCTCCTCTTCCCCGCCAGAGCCTGGACGGCGTTCCTCACCACAGTGTCCAGCCGCTGACGCGGCCGGTCTGCCTTCCGACGACGCCGGTGCCAGCCAGCTGCCCGTACGTGTTCCTCGACGTCGACGGCGTACTCATTCCCTTCGCCGCCGGTGCCACTGGCCGCGCGCCTTCGCCCGTCGCCGCAACCGATCTTGATGTCGGTGGTAATCCGCTGCTGGATCGGCTCGATCCGGAGGACGGACGCCAGCTGCTGGCGCTCGATTGTCAACTTGTCTGGGCGACCACCTGGATGGCCGAGGCGAACGACGTCGTCGCGCCGCTGCTCGGCCTACCGGGGCTGCCGGTCGTTCCGTGGCCGGACTCCGACGACGAGCCCCCGCGCGGCGTGCGCTGGAAGGCGGCGTTCCTCACCAGCTGGGCGGCCGGGCGTACCTTCGTCTGGCTCGACGACGAGATCACCGACCTGGACCGGCAGTGGGTCACCAGGAACCACCCTGGCAAGGCGCTACTGCACCGCGTCGACCCGCAACTCGGCCTCACCGACGCCGACTTCTCCACCATCCGCCAGTGGCTCAGGGCTACCACGTAGCGTTGAACTCGGCGTACGCCGCAGCGTCCTCGCCGGCAAGGGCGGCGTGCCAGGCAGCAGCAGCATCGACGGCGCGCCGATCCAGGTACTCACGGATCGCCCACGCGATCAGAGCAAACCGGTTGCCCCCGGTAACAGCAGCGGCAAGTTCCTCGCCGAGGTCATCGTCGGGCGTGATCAGAATGCTCACGGTCATGCCGCCGACGCTATCAACGACCAAGGCCCGAGCACGGCCACGCCGGCTACGGTGGGCGGATGAGCACTCGCCATCTGCCCGCCCAGATCGGTGACCTGCCGCCGATCGGACGGCCTGCCAACAGTGCCCTGCTGGCAGCCGGCGTCACCACCCTCGCCCAGGTCGCCACCTACCGTCGCGCCGGTCTGCTGGCCATGCACGGGATCGGCCCGAAGGCCGTCGGCATCCTCGCCACCGCGCTGGCCGAACGCGGCCTCGGCTTCGCCGACTGACGGAGGAGACGCCGGATGACCTCGCCTGATGGTGTCCGCCCACCAGCCCGCCATGATCACTTGACGTTCTGCTGGGAGAGCATCGGCGTGTCGCCCAGCAGAACGTCAAGTGATCATGATGGACCGCGGCCCGCCGACGCACCGGCACTCGTACGCGAGGCCACGCTCGCTGATGTCGACCAGCTGACCGAGGTGCACACGCTGGCCCGCACCGCCTACTACACGGCGGCAGGTGGGCTCGACCCGGCCGACCCGTCGCTGTCGTCCCCCGCTGCGTACGCCGAACGCCGCACCGCTTGGGCGAACGCGGTCACCTCGCCGGAGCTGTTCACCGTCGCCGCTGTCCTCGACAGCCGGGTCGTCGGCTGCGCGGCGATGGGACCCGCCTTCGCCGGTCATGTCGACCCGGGCCGCGTCGGTCAGCTCTACCAGATCCACGTGCTCCCCGACTGCTGGGGTCGAGGGATCGGTGGACTGCTGCACGACGCGTTCGTCGCGTACCTGGAGAGGACCGGCCGGACCGGCGGGCTGCTGGAGGCGTGGGAACGTAACGGTCGGGCCCAGCGCTTCTACGCCGCTCGGGGCTGGCAGGCCGACGGCCACAGCCGCCCCGGCCCGGGCGACACCCGCTATATCTACCTTCAGCTCGGCCGGGCAGCGGTACCCTGCCCGGCGTGAACGAGCTCGTCGAGCGGCACACTGTCCTCGCCGTCGTCGTCGGATCCCGGGCGTACGGGCTGCACGGGCCGGACTCCGACTACGACCGGCGCGGCGTGTACGTGGCCCCGACCCGTGCGTTCTGGCAGCTGGACAAGCCGCCCACCCACCTCGACGGGCCGGCACCGGAGCAGTTCTCCTGGGAGTTCGAACGCTTCTGCACCCTGGCGCTGCAGGGCAATCCGACCGTCCTGGAGGTGCTCTGGTCCCCGCTGATCGAGACGCTGCGCGAGGATGGCGAGCAGTTGCTGGCCGTCCGGCAGGCGTTCCTGTCGACGCGGCTGGCCCAGGCGTACGGCGGCTACGCCCGCGACCAGCTCGACCGGGTGGCGGCCCGCCGGGAACGCACCGGCGAGACCAACCACAAGCAGGCCATGCACATGATCCGGCTGCTGACCGCCGGTGCCCACGTGCTGCGGACCGGGGAGGTCCTGGTCGACGTGGGACCGTCGCGGGACCGGCTGCTCGCGGTCCGGCGCGGCGAGCTGCCGTGGACGGCGGTCACCCGCTGGGCGGCGGATCTGCTGGCCGAGCTCGACGACGCGGCGGCCGGCACCGTACTGCCGGAGCAGCCCGACCGGGCCGCCGTCGACCGGCTGCTCATCGGCGTACGGGAAAGAAACCTGCGGTGACGGGCGCGCGGGGTCGTTGAAGTTTCCCGGAGAGATTCCGCGCCGGCATGTCGAGAACCCGGGAGCGGCTCCGTCCCAGGTGCGAACACGGCCACAATGGGCCGTACCTCACCAAGGAGAACATGATGGCCAAGTACCTGCTGCTCAAGCACTACCGGGGCGCGCCGGCGGCGGTCAACGACGTACCGATGGACAAGTGGGAGCCGGCGGAGGTCACGGCCCACATCCAGTACATGAATGACTTCGCCGCCCGGCTGGAGGGCACCGGCGAGTTCGTCGACGGTCAGGCGCTCTCCCCGGAGGGCACCTTCGTCCGCTACGACGGCGAAGGCCGGCCACCGGTCACCGACGGCCCGTTCGCCGAGACCAAGGACCTGATCGCCGGCTGGATGGTGATCGACGTGGAGAACTACGAGCGCGCGATCGAGCTGGCCGGCGAACTGTCCGCAGCTCCCGGTGCCGGTGGCAAGCCGATCCACGAGTGGATCGAGGTGCGGCCGTTCTACGCCGAGCAGCCCTCGGCCACCGAGTGAACGAGTCCCTGCTGCGGGAGCTGGTGCCCGCGGTGATCGGCGTCCTCGTCCGCCGCGGAGCCGACTTCGCGGCGGCCGAGGACGCCGTGCAGGACGCCCTGGTCGAGGCGGTACGCGGATGGCCCGACGACCTGCCGCGCGATCCCAAGGGCTGGCTGGTCACGGTGGCCTGGCGCAGGTTCCTCGACGCCGTCCGCGCCGACACCTCCCGGCGGCGGCGGGAGGAGCTGGTCGACGCCGAGCCCGCGCCCGAGCAGGGGGCGGCGGCGACGGATGACACGCTGGCGCTGTACTTCCTGTGTGCGCACCCGGCCCTGACCCCGGCCTCGGCGGTCGCGCTCACGCTGCGCGCGGTCGGCGGGCTGACCACGCGGCAGATCGCGCAGGCCTACCTGGTGCCGGAGGCGACCATGGCCCAGCGGATCAGCAGGGCCAAACGGACCGTCGCCGGCGTCCGGTTCGACCAGCCCGGTGACGTCGCCACCGTGCTGCGCGTGCTCTACCTGGTCTTCAACGAGGGGTACTCCGGTGACGTGGACCTCGCCGCCGAGGCGATCCGGCTCACCCGCCAACTGGCAGGCATGATCGACAATACGGAGGTCGCCGGCCTGCTGGCGCTGATGCTG
Proteins encoded:
- a CDS encoding nucleotidyltransferase domain-containing protein; this encodes MNELVERHTVLAVVVGSRAYGLHGPDSDYDRRGVYVAPTRAFWQLDKPPTHLDGPAPEQFSWEFERFCTLALQGNPTVLEVLWSPLIETLREDGEQLLAVRQAFLSTRLAQAYGGYARDQLDRVAARRERTGETNHKQAMHMIRLLTAGAHVLRTGEVLVDVGPSRDRLLAVRRGELPWTAVTRWAADLLAELDDAAAGTVLPEQPDRAAVDRLLIGVRERNLR
- a CDS encoding HAD domain-containing protein; translated protein: MPASCPYVFLDVDGVLIPFAAGATGRAPSPVAATDLDVGGNPLLDRLDPEDGRQLLALDCQLVWATTWMAEANDVVAPLLGLPGLPVVPWPDSDDEPPRGVRWKAAFLTSWAAGRTFVWLDDEITDLDRQWVTRNHPGKALLHRVDPQLGLTDADFSTIRQWLRATT
- a CDS encoding YciI family protein, whose protein sequence is MAKYLLLKHYRGAPAAVNDVPMDKWEPAEVTAHIQYMNDFAARLEGTGEFVDGQALSPEGTFVRYDGEGRPPVTDGPFAETKDLIAGWMVIDVENYERAIELAGELSAAPGAGGKPIHEWIEVRPFYAEQPSATE
- a CDS encoding DUF397 domain-containing protein; this encodes MDLSKANWRKSSRSSGGGSGDCVEVADLDIAVGVRDSKDATGPALLFSPAAFTNFLSGLKDYESAEG
- a CDS encoding GNAT family N-acetyltransferase — protein: MTSPDGVRPPARHDHLTFCWESIGVSPSRTSSDHDGPRPADAPALVREATLADVDQLTEVHTLARTAYYTAAGGLDPADPSLSSPAAYAERRTAWANAVTSPELFTVAAVLDSRVVGCAAMGPAFAGHVDPGRVGQLYQIHVLPDCWGRGIGGLLHDAFVAYLERTGRTGGLLEAWERNGRAQRFYAARGWQADGHSRPGPGDTRYIYLQLGRAAVPCPA
- a CDS encoding helix-turn-helix transcriptional regulator; the encoded protein is MPEKRDRRTPTVRGRQLGLELKRLRTEARLTADQVAEEIGCSQGKISRIELAQTSVSKGDLYLMLNLFGVTDPARQEQYWRLAKEARGRGWWEDYRDTITSELSTYIAFETEASGLRTWSWGTINGLLQTEEYARATFTGEPAGRDRTPHDIDKHVEARLARQHRLTEDALKQWAILDESVLHRPIGGPEIFKAQLDRLLAPPSSVTIQILKQQTVWHAGLNGAFTIMDFPEHPSVVFVETLTGDLDVEGERDVRRYSLAFDYLRATAAGVEESRELIARARDSIE
- a CDS encoding DUF6596 domain-containing protein is translated as MNESLLRELVPAVIGVLVRRGADFAAAEDAVQDALVEAVRGWPDDLPRDPKGWLVTVAWRRFLDAVRADTSRRRREELVDAEPAPEQGAAATDDTLALYFLCAHPALTPASAVALTLRAVGGLTTRQIAQAYLVPEATMAQRISRAKRTVAGVRFDQPGDVATVLRVLYLVFNEGYSGDVDLAAEAIRLTRQLAGMIDNTEVAGLLALMLLHHARRPARTGPEGRLVPLAEQDRSRWDTALITEGVDVLQSALTRDRLGEFQAQAAIAALHADAQTAEETDWVQIVEWYDELVRLTDNPVARLNRAVALGEADGGRAGLAALAELDPALPRYAAVAAHLHERDGDPATAARLYAQAARSAPNLPERDHLTRQAARLNAQLRS
- a CDS encoding DNA-binding protein: MSTRHLPAQIGDLPPIGRPANSALLAAGVTTLAQVATYRRAGLLAMHGIGPKAVGILATALAERGLGFAD
- a CDS encoding DUF397 domain-containing protein → MLQRSRTDGHDVIAQDLPRAHWRKSSRSSASGSDCVEVATLAGDTIGVRDSKDPNGPALLFPARAWTAFLTTVSSR